Proteins encoded in a region of the Labeo rohita strain BAU-BD-2019 chromosome 22, IGBB_LRoh.1.0, whole genome shotgun sequence genome:
- the vtg2 gene encoding vitellogenin 2 codes for MAALKAGFRLERVANADKEIELTAALPAQKSLNVIARIPEMTLSRMAIPLPVAIPINPDGTLSIHIDEDILSWIHKHIKEE; via the exons ATGGCAGCTCTCAAGGCGGGATTTAGACTTGAAAGAGTAGCGAATGCTGACAAAGAGATTGAGCTGACTGCAGCCTTGCCAGCTCAGAAGTCCCTGAATGTCATTGCTAGGATTCCAGAG ATGACACTGTCAAGAATGGCTATTCCCCTTCCTGTCGCTATTCCCATCAATCCAGATGGAACCCTTTCCATTCATATTGATGAGGACATTCTCTCCTGGATCCATAAACACATCAAGGAAGAATAA